The Rhopalosiphum maidis isolate BTI-1 chromosome 1, ASM367621v3, whole genome shotgun sequence genome has a segment encoding these proteins:
- the LOC113552290 gene encoding zinc finger protein 135-like — protein sequence MEFTQNNHLTMRRQTGIREKKPYLRYVSNQRIVMDSELTVHPSYPSCGVCGKEFSSNSVLAVHQRTHTGEKPYDCNDCGKSFSQKTDLVNHLRTHTDKKPYDCHACGKSFSQKKVV from the coding sequence atggaatTTACACAAAACAATCATTTGACGATGCGCAGACAGACAGGAATAAGAGAGAAGAAACCCTATCTGCGTTACGTTTCTAATCAGAGAATTGTCATGGACAGCGAGTTGACAGTGCACCCATCATACCCATCATGCGGCGTATGTGGAAAGGAGTTTAGCAGTAATAGCGTACTGGCGGTACACCAGCGGACGCACACGGGCGAAAAACCGTACGATTGTAACGACTGTGGTAAGTCATTCTCTCAAAAAACCGATTTGGTTAACCACTTGCGGACGCATACAGACAAGAAGCCGTACGACTGTCACGCGTGCGGTAAGTcattttctcaaaaaaaagtagtttaa
- the LOC113558556 gene encoding GATOR complex protein NPRL3: protein MTANPGPAHSTSDAPFRLTDSETNPMCIYLVKNDSKGDKLLFRYPFHSFRGPVKVSLNDHKRSLHKDAGLEKTVRPHDLTIFTDDVISSLFAVKMELCDRKFELKVNNVRFVGHPMQLQTGGSESSGGGGEGGNKKPQSPSIIMINIVFALDAFARRQISNCYYDLSKILGVALRHEEKRCAYLSSQIKDMLYIHDTMANECDLDSSIDNNKHFEKILENSTLALDLKSVFEGVVTNGLIKLKVNDWVDVSFCLPHKVHHFYRDGQYFEPESINKCLKGLRPYHGLLLMAERKVLLDNLPQDSSPSIVRLINMYNPVKSLETLSADSDLTLAQVFNIAGHLIYWGDAIVIFPLSETNMYAIAPNVPTERNNKFAKKFEKRFPGQKLLEVMSEFSFPTSLQYKMCPIEDKSSGSTTIQMLIWLLQHKMLLQYHTYVYFMPSSKGLGYYNDESEFHDYNNKHPSEAPMTTYQTLSENWLQLSSGGYSSSMSSAEEMFHSLDEDEQIALMHIPASANPDDFRLLMRLLKQGYLSGEHHLEEIMYLENIRRSELLKLLDKFKDVLVTVEMEDPIISNFYSH, encoded by the exons aTGACTGCGAACCCGGGACCGGCACATTCAACGTCGGATGCGCCATTCCGTTTGACCGACTCGGAAACGAATCCGATGTGCATATATCTAGTGAAAAACGATAGCAAGGGCGACAAATTACTGTTTCGTTACCCGTTCCACAGTTTTCGAGGACCCGTCAAGGTGAGTCTGAACGATCACAAACGGTCTTTGCACAAAGACGCGGGATTGGAAAAGACTGTTCGACCGCACGATCTCACCATCTTTACGGACGACGTCATATCTAGTCTGTTCGCCGTCAAGATGGAGCTGTGTGACCGCAAGTTTGAGCTGAAAGTGAACAACGTTCGATTCGTTGGTCATCCAATGCAGCTGCAGACGGGTGGTAGCGAGAGTAGTGGCGGCGGTGGCGAAGGCGGCAACAAAAAACCGCAGAGCCCATCGATCATAATGATCAACATTGTTTTTGCGTTGGACGCATTTGCCCGCCGTCAGATATCCAACTGCTACTACGACCTGAGTAAAATATTGGGTGTTGCTCTACGACACGAAGAAAAGCGTTGTGCGTATCTATCCTCACAAATAAAAGATATGCTCTACATACATGATACCATGGCAAA tgaATGTGACCTAGACTCatctattgataataataaacattttgaaaaaatcctTGAAAACAGTACATTGGCACTGGATTTGAAATCGGTGTTTGAAGGTGTAGTTACGAATGGTTTGATCAAATTAAAAGTGAATGACTGGGTGGATGTCAGCTTCTGTTTGCCACACAAGGTTCATCATTTCTATAGAGATGGGCAATACTTTGAACCGGAATCTATTAACAA GTGTTTAAAAGGACTTAGACCATATCATGGTTTGCTGTTAATGGCTGAACGTAAGGTTCTGCTGGACAACTTGCCACAAGATTCTAGTCCATCAATTGTTCGACTAATCAATATGTATAACCCAGTCAAAAGTTTAGAAACCTTATCTGCTGACTCCGATCTTACCTTGGCTCag gtatttaatatagctGGACATTTGATTTATTGGGGTGACGCAATTGTAATATTTCCATTGTCCGAAACAAACATGTATGCCATTGCTCCTAATGTTCCAACTGAACGCAACAAtaaatttgcaaaaaaatttgaaaagagGTTTCCCggacaaaaattattagag gtaatGAGTGAATTTTCCTTTCCGACATCATTGCAGTATAAAATGTGTCCTATTGAAGATAAAAGTAGTGGCTCAACAACGATTCAAATGTTAATTTGGTTGTTACagcataaaatgttattacaatatcatacatatgtgtattttatgcCATCCAGTAAAGgactt ggttattataatgatgaatCGGAATTtcatgactataataataaacatcctTCTGAAGCACCAATGACTACATATCAGACCCTATCGGAAAATTGGCTACAGTTGTCATCAGGGGGATACAGTTCTTCCATGTCAAGCGCTGAAGAAATGTTTCACAGTTTAGATGAAGACGAACAAATAGCATTGATGCATATACCTGCATCAGCAAATCCTGATGATTTTCGTTTATTAATGCGATTATTAAAACAAGGTTATCTTTCTGGAGAACATCATTTAGAAGAGATAATGTATTTAGAGAATATAAGGCGATcagaattactaaaattattggaCAAGTTCAAAGATGTACTGGTAACTGTTGAAATGGAAGATCCAATAatcagtaatttttattctcattAA